The following proteins come from a genomic window of Coffea arabica cultivar ET-39 chromosome 11c, Coffea Arabica ET-39 HiFi, whole genome shotgun sequence:
- the LOC140017010 gene encoding uncharacterized protein, with protein sequence MRRGSRVIYFSSSSKEREETSPSPLPVIRQSGEGTSRRVERSVFDSARFNNRRNQEWHEEHANLEFLFEMHISPKIEMVYRISEAFAQFGWALILTLPDHYYPDLVREFYANIESKARHSGEMVKSWVCERRIVLSHQDLAAILGCMDDGRPVDLKEFVPPNRRWDPSLAIARFGLEYQPFRFTRKDTILANVFESCHHLIIYMIVHNVIPKKTGHTEVRKSDIYFLDYMFHNWTSPYARISLPNIIISHIRSTARRKTTSFKLSFPRLLILIFLRFEVRLEDMRRENVPPRAELSLTTLRRLGIGTGDIPRPIQERR encoded by the coding sequence ATGAGAAGAGGAAGTAGAGTGATATATTTCTCCTCTAGTAGTAAAGAGAGGGAGGAGACGTCACCCTCTCCTCTACCAGTTATCCGACAGTCTGGTGAGGGCACCTCTCGTAGAGTTGAGAGATCTGTGTTTGACAGTGCTAGATTCAATAATCGCAGGAATCAAGAGTGGCATGAGGAGCATGCTAATTTGGAGTTCTTGTTCGAGATGCACATTAGTCCAAAGATAGAAATGGTGTATCGCATCTCGGAGGCTTTTGCTCAGTTTGGATGGGCTCTGATTCTCACCCTACCAGACCATTACTACCCCGACTTGGTGCGAGAGTTTTACGCCAACATTGAAAGTAAGGCGCGCCACAGTGGTGAAATGGTTAAGTCGTGGGTGTGTGAACGACGAATCGTCTTGTCACATCAAGATTTGGCTGCTATTTTGGGATGTATGGATGATGGACGTCCAGTTGATTTGAAGGAGTTTGTTCCCCCAAATAGGAGGTGGGATCCATCATTGGCCATAGCCAGATTTGGTCTTGAGTACCAACCTTTTCGCTTTACCAGGAAGGATACCATATTGGCGAATGTCTTCGAATCTTGTCATCATCTTATCATTTATATGATAGTTCACAATGTTATTCCTAAGAAGACGGGGCACACGGAGGTTCGCAAGAGCGATATCTACTTCCTTGATTACATGTTCCACAACTGGACTTCACCGTATGCTCGAATTTCACTGCCTAATATCATCATTAGCCACATTCGGTCTACGGCGAGGCGTAAGACAACTTCCTTCAAACTATCATTTCCTCGTCTACTGATTTTAATCTTTCTGCGTTTTGAGGTTCGATTGGAAGACATGAGGCGGGAGAATGTGCCACCAAGAGCTGAATTGTCTCTCACTACTCTTCGTCGGCTTGGTATTGGCACGGGGGATATTCCACGACCTATTCAAGAGCGGAGATAG
- the LOC113716024 gene encoding uncharacterized protein — protein sequence MTPFQALYGYKPPKLSSKRDDTQVVVAEDWLRERVNWNPLWRENLLKAHNKMKQFADKHITDRSFTEGDWVYLTLQLYRQTIVALRKNLKLVAKYYGQYHVEKRIGSVAYKLKLPRGTAIHPIFHVSLLKPSAKGTPISSELPQISDEKFFTITPTTVLDRRVINRNGQQLEQVLIC from the coding sequence ATGACACCATTCCAAGCTCTATATGGTTATAAACCACCTAAATTGAGTTCGAAACGTGATGACACTCAAGTTGTTGTTGCTGAAGATTGGTTAAGGGAGAGGGTGAACTGGAATCCATTATGGAGAGAAAATTTGTTGAAAGCTCATAACAAAATGAAGCAGTTTGCTGATAAGCACATAACAGACCGATCCTTTACTGAAGGTGATTGGGTGTACCTTACGTTGCAACTGTATAGACAGACGATAGTAGCtttaagaaaaaatttgaagttGGTAGCAAAATACTATGGGCAATATCACGTGGAAAAGAGGATTGGGTCAGTAGCTTATAAGCTTAAACTCCCACGAGGTACTGCTATTCACCCTATTTTCCATGTTTCACTCTTGAAACCATCTGCTAAAGGAACTCCTATCAGCAGTGAATTACCACAGATATCAGATGAAAAGTTCTTCACTATTACTCCCACTACAGTGTTGGATAGAAGGGTGATTAACAGGAATGGGCAACAATTGGAGCAGGTCTTAATTTGCTAG
- the LOC140016549 gene encoding uncharacterized protein: MYRNVEVQLGQIANAVNNRNQGDLPSKTEVNPREHVKAITIHSCKEVDEPPVVECERECERRENKQLSELGDDSKKIKGKEQVEENEPQIGDTTSIPPLPFPQRLKPSRNDKEFQKFVNIFKQLHINIPFVDVILQIPSYAKFLKEIMTKKRKLVDSETITLTEECSAVIQNKLPPKLKDPRSFRVPCTIDMEEDFNVSIIFGRPFLATAGTVIDIKRGKFKVQIGEEEVEFDLSKMKKYPSFTDHVYSIDICDELVQVPYKRRNAYEELGLNKGLPPPSCEQAPRLEFKPLPKHLKYTFLGEKETLPVIVNAALDEEQLDKLLRVLRKHLKAIGWTISDIKRISPTICMHRILLEKNSKPVVETQRKLNPNMKEVVRVEILKWLNTEGIELDQAKIEVIERMPPPINVKGIRSFFGSVGFYRRFIKDFSNIAKPLCELLAKDVPFHFNDECLFAFNRLKKELISAPIIASPD, translated from the exons ATGTACAGGAATGTCGAGGTCCAATTAGGGCAAATAGCAAATGCGGTTAACAATCGCAACCAAGGGGATTTACCTAGCAAAACTGAGGTGAACCCAAGGGAGCATGTGAAGGCTATAACCATCCATAGTTGTAAGGAAGTAGATGAGCCACCAGTAGTTGAATGTGAAAGAGAATgtgaaagaagagaaaacaagCAGTTGAGTGAGTTAGGAGATGATAGTAAGAAAATTAAAGGGAAAGAACAGGTGGAAGAAAATGAGCCACAAATTGGAGATACAACATCAATTCCACCGTTGCCATTCCCACAAAGATTGAAGCCTTCGAGAAATGACAAAGAATTTCAGAAGTTTGTCAACATTTTCAAACAATTACatattaacattccttttgTTGATGTTATTTTGCAGATTCCTTCATACGCAAAGTTTCTCAAGGAGATAAtgactaagaaaagaaaattagtagATAGCGAGACAATTACATTAACGGAAGAATGTAGTGCCGTCATACAAAACAAATTGCCACCAAAGTTGAAAGATCCAAGGAGTTTCAGAGTTCCTTGCACTATTG atATGGAGGAGGATTTCAATGTATCTATTATATTTGGTAGACCATTTCTGGCCACCGCGGGTACAGTTATAGATATTAAACGTGGTAAGTTCAAGGTCCAAATTGGTGAAGAGGAAGTGGAGTTTGATTTGAGTAAAATGAAGAAGTATCCCTCTTTTACCGATCATGTTTATTCTATTGACATATGTGATGAATTG GTACAGGTTCCTTATAAAAGGAGAAATGCATATGAGGAGTTAGGACTAAACAAAGGGCTACCTCCACCATCATGTGAGCAAGCACCACGGCTTGAGTTTAAACCACTGCCTAAAcacctcaaatatacatttcttggagaaaaagaGACATTGCCAGTAATTGTCAATGCAGCATTAGATGAGGAACAACTAGACAAGCTCTTACGTGTTTTGAGAAAACATTTAAAGGCTATAGGATGGACGATTTCTGATATCAAGAGAATTAGTCCAACTATTTGTATGCACcggattttattagaaaaaaattctaaaccggTGGTTGAAACTCAAAGAAAGTTAAATCCAAATATGAAAGAAGTGGTAAGAGTAGAAATCCTTAAATGGTTGAATACAG aagGTATTGAGCTAGATCAAGCCAAGATAGAGGTTATTGAGAGAATGCCCCCACCTATCAATGTGAAAGGCATTCGCAGCTTTTTTGGAAGCGTGGGATTTTATCGgcggtttattaaggatttctcCAATATTGCTAAACCTTTATGTGAATTACTTGCAAAAGATGTTCCTTTTCACTTTAATGATgagtgtttatttgcttttaatAGGTTAAAGAAGGAACTTATCTCCGCACCCATAATAGCATCACCGGACTAG